Below is a window of Streptomyces qaidamensis DNA.
CTCGTCCGCAGGATTGGGGCCGACCAGGGTCTCGCCGGTGTCGATCCGCTCGCCGTGCAGCTGAGACAGCGCGCTCTCGACGTCCCGCCACACCACACCCACGGCGATCCCGAACACACCCTGGCCACCTTGGAGCAGGGCATGGACCTCGTCGGGCGAGGTGCACTCGTAGACCGTCGCGCCGTCGCTCATCAGCGTCATGCGCTCCAGATCACTGAAACCGCGTTCCCGGAGGTGGTGGACGGCCGTACGGATGTTCTGCAGCGACACCCCGGTGTCGAGGAACCGCTTGACGATCTTCAGGACGACCACGTCCCGGAAGCTGTACAGCCGCTGCGTCCCGGACCCGTAGGCGGGCCGCACACTCGGCTCGACGAGCCCCGTGCGGGCCCAGTAGTCCAACTGCCGGTAGGTGATACCGGCGGCCGCACAGGCCGTGGGGCCGCGATAGCCGATCTGCTCGGACGCCATGGACGTCGTCCCTCCGCTGCTCGGCACCGCTGTCGGTCGCTGCGGAGCGTGCTCGGCCGCGCCTCCGGGCTGGGGGCATCCCCCGCCCGGGAGGGGCCGGGAGCCGGGGGGAGGGTACGGACCGCTCGCCCTGAGACTGCGCTCGGGGCCGCCCCCAGCCGTACCGTCGCCGCTGCTTCTCACGCCGACCTCCGTCCTTGACCTGCCTTCTCGACGGTAGGCAGTCACCAGGGGTGCGTCAACGATCGCCACACTCGCCACGCCGAGTGATAATCACCCTGAGAGTGGTTTCCCGTGCCCCACCGCGGGGAAAGGCTAGCCGAATGTGTCCGGCGCGAGCCGTGTGACGCTCTCACTCGCCACCGGCACATGCGGGCATTTTGACCCGTCACACATACGGCGGGCGGCCCTACCACGGACCACGTCGTCCGCCGGGCCGCCCACACGCCTTCTCAGGCCGCTGCCCCTGCCGAGGCACTCACTGGCTGCTGCTGCCGAAGTCCTCCGGGGAGATCTGGTCGAGGAACTCGCGGAACTTCTCCACCTCGTCCTCCTGCTCGTCCGGAATCGCGATGCCGGCGTCGTCGAGCACCGTGTCACTGCCGTAGATCGGCGTCCCGGTGCGCAGCGCGAGTGCTATGGCGTCGGACGGGCGGGCGCTC
It encodes the following:
- a CDS encoding MerR family transcriptional regulator, with amino-acid sequence MRSSGDGTAGGGPERSLRASGPYPPPGSRPLPGGGCPQPGGAAEHAPQRPTAVPSSGGTTSMASEQIGYRGPTACAAAGITYRQLDYWARTGLVEPSVRPAYGSGTQRLYSFRDVVVLKIVKRFLDTGVSLQNIRTAVHHLRERGFSDLERMTLMSDGATVYECTSPDEVHALLQGGQGVFGIAVGVVWRDVESALSQLHGERIDTGETLVGPNPADELARRRNRAV